Proteins encoded within one genomic window of Phototrophicus methaneseepsis:
- a CDS encoding response regulator: MPSVQELQAKIDSLLEENERLILENATLEAIGDGILVINREGKVIKYNDRFWQMWWDSSEDLECCETHDEVLELMRSQIHPNSPRHVIKNLLKPANSPQQLIDIELSDGRVFEQYSGTKYVRNSVVGYVWSFRDVTERRHAERELHRYQQYIERVITSAPIVLFAVDADGTVTFAQGKALARMDLDQDELVGANIFSGSIDHPMLNDLRGAFNGESTRKIHELQGLFFDISARPFYDENDQILGIVGLMVDVTDQMRAREALQYTVTLRAAKEAEERARKAAEDANLAKSTFLANMSHELRTPLNSVIGFSQFLVHDPKLSSSQREYVQLIMRSSEHLLTLINDILEMSRIESGRVQLNPIDFDLREILEGLDSVYHAQASTQNLYFDTDFAEDLPRYLCGDRNKLRQILVNLLSNAIKFTDEGGITLRAWIEPDANQQRNHLFFEVRDTGIGIGLEELNVLFEPFVQTDSGRQAQTGSGLGLAISREFAQMLGGNIIVNSEVGKGSIFTVDVYMDNATVVPTAESNNEAHVIGIASDEPKYRALVVDDKWENRLMLLKMLERVGFEVLEAANGREALQMWQVNHPQIVFMDMRMPEMNGYEATRRIRAQAIETEEQPVIIAVTASAFEQDRERVMAVGCDDYVSKPFKESVLFDRIAHHLDLEFIYEDPEEEGETDTHVPEVPETLELPAEMIGRLKLAIKNLSVSEIERLAPHVREIDAQFAKHLLTFARNFDFRSIAELIDKAEGRHD; this comes from the coding sequence ATGCCGTCCGTCCAAGAATTGCAAGCCAAAATCGATTCACTCCTGGAGGAGAATGAACGCCTCATCCTGGAGAACGCAACGTTGGAAGCGATCGGCGATGGCATCCTCGTGATTAATCGTGAGGGGAAGGTCATTAAGTATAATGATCGCTTCTGGCAAATGTGGTGGGATTCGTCCGAAGACCTGGAATGCTGTGAAACACATGACGAAGTCCTGGAACTGATGCGGTCCCAAATTCATCCCAACAGCCCACGCCATGTCATCAAGAATCTTTTGAAACCAGCTAACAGCCCTCAGCAGCTCATTGATATTGAGCTATCCGATGGGCGCGTTTTTGAGCAGTATTCAGGTACAAAGTACGTTCGTAACAGCGTCGTCGGCTACGTCTGGTCATTCCGCGATGTGACCGAGCGCCGCCATGCAGAACGAGAACTGCATCGCTACCAGCAGTATATTGAACGCGTGATTACCTCTGCGCCGATTGTCCTCTTTGCAGTGGATGCCGACGGGACAGTGACCTTTGCCCAGGGCAAGGCGCTCGCGCGCATGGATCTTGATCAGGATGAATTGGTCGGCGCGAATATCTTTAGCGGCTCTATCGACCATCCCATGCTGAATGATCTCCGTGGGGCCTTTAATGGGGAATCCACACGCAAAATTCACGAATTACAGGGCCTGTTCTTCGATATTAGTGCGCGGCCCTTTTATGATGAGAACGATCAGATATTAGGCATCGTTGGCCTGATGGTCGATGTGACTGACCAGATGCGCGCCCGCGAAGCTTTGCAGTATACCGTCACGTTGCGTGCTGCCAAAGAGGCGGAAGAGCGCGCTCGTAAAGCAGCGGAAGATGCTAACCTCGCCAAGAGTACGTTCCTGGCGAATATGAGCCACGAACTGCGGACACCCCTTAACTCGGTGATTGGCTTTTCGCAGTTCCTGGTACATGATCCCAAGCTGTCATCGTCACAGCGAGAATATGTTCAGTTGATCATGCGCAGCAGCGAGCATCTGCTGACGCTTATTAATGACATTCTGGAAATGTCGCGGATTGAATCGGGCCGGGTGCAGCTTAACCCGATTGACTTCGACCTGCGAGAAATTCTGGAAGGGTTGGATTCGGTTTATCATGCCCAGGCCAGCACGCAGAATCTGTACTTTGATACAGATTTTGCTGAGGATTTGCCACGTTACCTCTGTGGTGATCGCAATAAGCTGCGTCAAATCCTTGTGAACTTACTGAGCAATGCGATTAAGTTTACGGATGAGGGCGGTATTACGCTGCGCGCCTGGATTGAGCCGGATGCAAATCAACAGCGTAACCATCTTTTCTTTGAAGTGCGCGATACGGGCATCGGTATTGGCCTGGAAGAATTGAACGTCCTGTTTGAGCCATTCGTCCAGACTGACAGCGGTAGGCAGGCGCAGACGGGTAGTGGCTTGGGCCTCGCGATTAGCCGTGAATTTGCCCAGATGCTCGGCGGGAACATCATCGTTAATAGTGAGGTGGGCAAGGGCAGCATCTTCACTGTCGATGTTTATATGGATAATGCCACTGTCGTGCCCACCGCAGAATCTAACAATGAAGCGCACGTCATCGGCATTGCATCCGATGAGCCTAAGTACCGCGCCTTGGTGGTAGATGATAAGTGGGAAAATCGCCTCATGCTGCTGAAGATGCTGGAACGCGTTGGCTTCGAAGTGTTAGAAGCTGCCAATGGCCGTGAAGCCCTCCAGATGTGGCAAGTCAATCATCCTCAAATCGTCTTCATGGACATGCGCATGCCGGAGATGAATGGCTATGAAGCGACGCGGCGCATCCGTGCCCAGGCGATAGAAACAGAGGAGCAGCCTGTGATTATCGCCGTCACGGCCAGCGCCTTTGAACAGGACCGTGAGCGGGTGATGGCGGTGGGCTGTGATGATTATGTCTCCAAGCCCTTTAAAGAGTCCGTTCTCTTTGACCGCATCGCGCATCATCTGGACCTGGAATTTATCTATGAAGACCCTGAAGAAGAGGGCGAAACGGATACCCATGTGCCAGAAGTCCCCGAAACATTGGAGCTACCGGCAGAAATGATTGGCCGGTTAAAGCTGGCGATTAAAAATCTGAGCGTGTCTGAAATCGAGCGTCTGGCCCCGCATGTTCGTGAGATTGATGCGCAATTCGCAAAACACTTACTCACTTTTGCGCGGAACTTCGACTTCCGCTCAATTGCGGAGCTTATAGACAAGGCGGAGGGACGCCATGACTGA
- a CDS encoding Dps family protein, with the protein MATATKTKLHITPDLGLDEKTVDQVADILKTTLADEFTLRLKLRKYHWNVTGHQFRGLHELFEEQYTALAEFIDEVAERLRSYGKLSPGTMQEFLDMTRLEENPGEIPSVDDMVTNLVQDHESLVRYFREDIKTAEEELEDVGLADFLSGQLQVHQEMAWMLRSFLQTDGLS; encoded by the coding sequence ATGGCAACCGCAACAAAAACAAAACTCCATATAACGCCTGACCTTGGGCTTGATGAAAAAACAGTCGATCAGGTGGCAGACATCCTCAAAACGACCCTGGCTGATGAATTCACGCTGCGCCTGAAACTAAGGAAATATCATTGGAATGTAACAGGACATCAGTTCCGTGGATTGCATGAACTGTTTGAAGAGCAGTATACCGCTCTGGCAGAATTCATTGATGAAGTAGCTGAACGCCTGCGTTCCTATGGCAAACTCTCACCAGGCACCATGCAGGAATTCCTGGATATGACCCGTCTGGAGGAAAACCCGGGTGAAATCCCGAGTGTGGATGATATGGTGACGAATCTGGTGCAGGATCACGAATCCCTGGTGCGTTACTTCCGGGAAGACATCAAGACAGCGGAAGAAGAACTGGAAGATGTGGGCCTAGCGGATTTCCTGTCAGGGCAGTTACAGGTTCATCAGGAAATGGCCTGGATGCTGCGTTCGTTCTTACAGACGGATGGGCTCTCCTAA
- a CDS encoding hybrid sensor histidine kinase/response regulator, whose amino-acid sequence MTDVYSPVDTVADGYRDNVETILIVDDEPNNLKVLYDLLSQHSYEVRAARDGQMALDTVQAATPDLILLDIKMPGMTGYDVCQRLKANPETRDVPVIFISALNQVEDIVKAFDVGGVDYITKPFQHAEVMARVRTHLTIIQQQRQLTFQQEQIAAMRRRDRDRFDHLTAMREQFVRSAAHDLKNPLALVTGYASMLRRFDEVRTSPKILECVEQIEYSGEQMLSLITSMLDYVRMQSGLNLDLEQVSLPDFLANIIDGHRANAQEKGINLVFKAPDEDLHVKIDRQLMKRVFDNLLSNAIKYSPADTTTEVELVIDRNRAATHIRDQGYGIQQDEIPHLFEPFYRAAQKGQDIEGSGLGLSVVREILQQHIGSIEVKSTPGKGSTFSVYLPLR is encoded by the coding sequence ATGACTGATGTATATTCACCTGTTGATACGGTTGCGGATGGCTATCGCGACAATGTCGAGACGATTTTGATCGTCGATGATGAGCCAAACAACCTCAAAGTCTTATATGATCTTTTATCGCAGCACAGCTACGAAGTGCGTGCCGCCCGCGATGGGCAAATGGCCCTGGATACCGTCCAGGCAGCCACACCGGACTTGATCTTGCTCGATATTAAAATGCCGGGTATGACTGGCTACGACGTCTGCCAGAGGCTAAAAGCCAACCCGGAAACGCGCGATGTCCCTGTCATCTTCATCAGTGCCCTGAATCAGGTCGAAGATATTGTGAAGGCTTTCGATGTGGGCGGGGTGGATTACATCACCAAGCCCTTCCAACATGCAGAAGTGATGGCGCGCGTTCGGACGCATCTCACCATCATTCAACAGCAGCGCCAACTTACCTTCCAGCAAGAGCAGATCGCTGCGATGCGCCGCCGCGACCGTGACCGCTTCGACCATCTCACGGCAATGCGGGAGCAGTTCGTTCGGTCGGCTGCCCATGATCTGAAGAACCCACTGGCCCTGGTAACAGGTTATGCCAGTATGCTGCGCCGTTTTGATGAAGTCCGTACCAGCCCTAAAATCCTGGAATGTGTGGAACAGATTGAATACAGCGGCGAGCAAATGCTCTCTTTGATCACCAGTATGCTCGATTATGTGCGTATGCAGAGTGGCCTGAACCTTGATCTGGAACAGGTTTCTTTGCCGGATTTCCTGGCGAATATCATTGATGGGCATCGTGCCAATGCACAGGAAAAGGGCATCAATCTGGTTTTCAAAGCGCCAGATGAAGACCTGCACGTTAAGATTGACCGCCAGTTGATGAAGCGCGTCTTCGATAATTTGCTCTCTAATGCCATTAAATACAGCCCTGCGGATACCACCACAGAAGTCGAATTGGTTATAGATCGTAACCGTGCGGCGACACATATACGTGACCAGGGGTATGGCATCCAGCAGGATGAAATTCCTCATCTCTTTGAGCCATTTTACCGGGCTGCGCAGAAGGGCCAGGATATTGAAGGCTCCGGTTTGGGCCTTTCTGTCGTACGAGAGATTTTGCAGCAGCACATTGGCAGTATTGAGGTCAAGAGTACCCCCGGTAAAGGCAGCACCTTCAGCGTTTACCTGCCACTACGCTAA
- a CDS encoding LacI family DNA-binding transcriptional regulator, which produces MNDVAKLAGVSQPTVSRVLNSDSISVHISDETKERVMDAVKTLGYRTNVMARGLRTQRSQLIAIMIADISNGFYHLIVRAVQDVAREHNYEVLISNSDHVYENEKHFCEVVLDRGVDGVIMVPIHLISYDDLDPYLSQTDIPFVVLGQHVDHPEVDKIFVDDEKAIYEATLWLIHKGGHQNIGYVGVPDFQPAGPRRFRGYRRALEESGLPFNPAWCYSEGDFTREGGAKAIKRLHETGTMPEALIVLNDLMAIGAILALQELGYNVPEDVAVIGFDDIPEATIVRPKLTTIAQNPREIGTNLANALFQRIEHPRTTRRNIESSYKLIERDSTRRKT; this is translated from the coding sequence ATGAATGATGTCGCTAAATTGGCTGGCGTTTCTCAACCGACTGTTTCCCGCGTGTTAAATAGCGATAGCATCTCTGTCCACATCAGCGACGAGACCAAAGAGCGTGTGATGGATGCCGTTAAAACACTCGGCTATCGCACCAACGTGATGGCGCGGGGGCTGCGCACGCAGCGTTCTCAGTTGATCGCCATTATGATTGCGGATATCTCCAATGGTTTTTATCACCTCATCGTGCGGGCTGTACAGGATGTGGCGCGGGAGCACAATTATGAAGTGCTCATCTCGAACAGTGATCATGTCTACGAAAATGAAAAGCATTTTTGTGAGGTCGTCTTAGATCGTGGGGTTGATGGCGTTATCATGGTGCCAATCCACCTCATCTCTTACGATGATCTGGACCCCTACCTCTCTCAGACGGACATCCCCTTTGTCGTCTTAGGCCAGCATGTCGACCACCCGGAAGTCGATAAAATCTTCGTTGATGATGAAAAGGCCATCTATGAGGCGACCCTCTGGTTGATTCACAAAGGGGGACATCAAAATATTGGTTACGTCGGCGTGCCGGATTTCCAGCCTGCGGGGCCACGGCGTTTTCGGGGGTATCGGCGCGCTTTGGAAGAATCCGGTTTGCCCTTCAACCCCGCCTGGTGTTATAGCGAAGGGGATTTTACCCGTGAGGGTGGTGCTAAAGCGATCAAGCGATTGCACGAGACGGGGACCATGCCAGAAGCGCTCATCGTCCTGAACGATTTAATGGCTATTGGGGCCATTTTAGCCTTGCAAGAATTGGGCTACAACGTGCCGGAAGATGTCGCCGTTATTGGCTTTGATGACATCCCGGAAGCGACAATCGTTCGCCCGAAGTTGACGACAATCGCCCAAAACCCACGTGAAATTGGCACGAATCTGGCAAATGCCCTGTTCCAGCGCATTGAGCACCCCAGGACGACGCGCCGCAATATCGAAAGCTCTTATAAACTCATCGAGCGAGATTCAACCCGACGTAAAACCTAG
- a CDS encoding SRPBCC family protein: MARFEQSIDVNVPLSVAYNQWTQFEDFPRFMEGVEEVRQITDEMIFWHAEIAGVEQKWHAKITEQTPDQRIAWTSTSGARNAGVVTFHYIDEDTTRVMFQIEYDPSGFIENVGAALGMVERRMAGDLERFKEFLEKRKMPTGGWRGKID; this comes from the coding sequence ATGGCACGGTTTGAACAATCCATTGATGTAAACGTTCCTTTGAGTGTTGCTTATAACCAGTGGACACAATTTGAAGACTTTCCACGTTTTATGGAAGGTGTGGAGGAAGTTCGTCAAATTACAGATGAAATGATTTTCTGGCATGCTGAAATCGCCGGTGTAGAGCAAAAATGGCATGCCAAAATTACAGAGCAAACCCCTGACCAGCGTATCGCCTGGACCAGTACCAGTGGTGCGCGTAATGCAGGTGTCGTCACCTTCCATTACATTGATGAAGATACCACGCGTGTCATGTTCCAGATTGAATATGATCCATCTGGCTTTATTGAGAATGTTGGCGCAGCCCTGGGTATGGTTGAGCGTCGTATGGCTGGCGATCTGGAGCGCTTTAAAGAATTCCTGGAAAAGCGCAAGATGCCAACAGGCGGCTGGCGTGGCAAAATTGACTGA
- a CDS encoding SDR family oxidoreductase — MTLKNKVAFITGAGSGIGAATARHFAKEGAKVALLSRTADEIESVRDEITKEGGEAIAITADISKARDIQSAIKETTDKWDTIDIVFANAGINGTWAPLEDLSVEDWDKTIEINLKGTFMTVKYALPYLKKKGGSIIVTASVNGTRMFSNTGATAYACSKAAQVAFVKMIAVELGDYHIRANVICPGAIETNIDDNTERADLKGAGVKVDYPEGQIPLTGGEPGSSEQVAELVAFLGSDASSHISGTEIWIDGAQSLLQG; from the coding sequence ATGACGCTTAAAAACAAAGTCGCATTCATTACAGGGGCCGGCTCTGGCATCGGCGCAGCAACAGCCCGCCACTTTGCCAAAGAAGGGGCTAAGGTTGCCCTGCTAAGCCGCACCGCCGACGAGATCGAAAGTGTCCGTGATGAGATCACAAAAGAAGGTGGCGAGGCAATCGCCATCACAGCAGACATCTCCAAAGCCAGAGATATTCAGAGTGCGATCAAAGAAACCACAGATAAATGGGATACAATCGACATTGTCTTTGCAAATGCGGGTATCAATGGCACATGGGCCCCTCTTGAAGACCTCAGCGTCGAAGATTGGGACAAAACCATTGAAATCAACCTCAAAGGCACTTTCATGACCGTGAAATATGCCCTGCCTTACCTCAAGAAAAAAGGGGGTTCCATCATTGTGACGGCATCCGTCAATGGGACGCGCATGTTCAGCAACACAGGCGCGACAGCCTACGCCTGCTCTAAAGCGGCACAGGTGGCCTTCGTCAAGATGATCGCTGTGGAACTGGGTGATTATCATATCCGCGCAAACGTCATTTGCCCTGGCGCGATTGAAACCAATATCGACGACAATACAGAACGCGCGGACTTAAAAGGCGCTGGCGTCAAAGTCGATTACCCGGAAGGGCAAATCCCACTGACGGGTGGCGAGCCGGGCAGCTCAGAGCAAGTGGCTGAGCTGGTGGCATTCCTGGGCAGCGATGCATCCAGCCATATCAGCGGCACAGAAATATGGATCGACGGGGCGCAATCCCTGCTGCAAGGGTAA
- a CDS encoding DUF1328 domain-containing protein → MFRWAVILFVLAIVAALFGFGGTAGVLADGAQLLFVAFIALLIIGGVVSLFRRA, encoded by the coding sequence ATGTTTAGGTGGGCAGTGATTCTGTTTGTTCTGGCGATTGTTGCAGCACTATTTGGTTTTGGTGGTACAGCAGGCGTCCTGGCTGATGGTGCGCAACTCCTGTTTGTCGCTTTCATCGCCCTGCTAATCATTGGCGGCGTGGTCTCCCTATTCCGCCGCGCTTAA
- a CDS encoding PPOX class F420-dependent oxidoreductase produces the protein MKDMTPEEYRQFLLGNEGQARTGKIASVRDDGRPHVSPVWFDLDGDDVIFTTWHESVKASNLTNNGRVALCVDDERPPFAYVIVEGVANIEHEPGKAKLLHWATQIARRYMGEELAEAYGKRNAVDGEWLIRIVPDKVIAKKGLADS, from the coding sequence ATGAAAGATATGACGCCAGAAGAATATCGCCAATTTTTGCTTGGTAATGAGGGTCAGGCGCGCACAGGTAAAATCGCAAGCGTACGGGATGATGGGCGGCCCCATGTGTCACCCGTCTGGTTTGATCTTGACGGCGATGATGTGATCTTCACAACGTGGCATGAATCGGTTAAAGCGTCCAATCTGACGAATAATGGACGTGTCGCCCTATGTGTTGATGATGAACGCCCGCCGTTTGCGTATGTTATCGTCGAAGGTGTGGCGAATATCGAACACGAACCCGGCAAAGCGAAGCTGCTGCACTGGGCAACCCAGATTGCGCGGCGTTATATGGGCGAAGAATTGGCTGAGGCTTACGGTAAACGCAATGCGGTCGATGGCGAATGGCTGATTCGCATCGTCCCGGATAAGGTCATTGCCAAAAAAGGGCTCGCCGATTCCTGA
- a CDS encoding AI-2E family transporter, producing the protein MTIDGGSKLVRWVVSAIIGLIFFALFVIFQQVILLLLTAVLVALILDLPIQALNRMGLSRRVGTPLVLGVVILALVGINIIAAPILVRQGEVLVSDTIPRSLRQFDSWWRRQSFTLNETLEDMPLVNDMNANDLTDGLSVRFDDAVASVVNGISPVISGALSTVFSLLVILFAVIFLLAEPHVYMNGFLNLVPPFYRERAENIIFKLDSMLRYWISAMAVSMVLLGVGVWIGLQALNVPQAFTLSIIAGATSFIPNFGPIIAVIPAAAVAFATEGVNPLVVIVVIYFVTFLQNQILLPILMSNAVNIPPLAILFGQIIFGLLFGFMGLLLAVPLTVIVGVLINEVYVQDLLGYKPQQVKQEVVEEDLDDNLDAETVSGTA; encoded by the coding sequence ATGACCATCGATGGTGGGTCTAAACTGGTGCGCTGGGTTGTCAGCGCGATTATTGGCTTAATATTTTTTGCACTGTTTGTCATTTTCCAGCAGGTTATCTTGCTATTGCTCACCGCAGTTCTGGTGGCGCTTATCCTCGATCTGCCTATCCAGGCTCTGAATCGTATGGGGCTTTCTCGTAGGGTTGGCACGCCGCTTGTGCTGGGCGTGGTGATTCTGGCCCTGGTAGGGATTAATATTATCGCTGCGCCGATTTTGGTCCGTCAGGGAGAAGTGCTCGTTTCAGATACTATCCCGCGCAGTTTACGACAGTTCGATAGCTGGTGGCGGCGTCAGAGTTTTACCCTCAACGAAACGCTTGAAGATATGCCGCTTGTGAACGATATGAACGCGAATGATCTGACGGACGGCCTATCCGTGCGGTTTGATGATGCGGTGGCATCTGTTGTTAATGGCATCTCGCCTGTGATTAGTGGCGCGCTCAGCACCGTTTTTAGCCTGCTTGTGATTTTGTTTGCGGTGATCTTCCTGTTGGCGGAGCCACACGTATATATGAACGGCTTCCTCAATCTTGTACCACCCTTTTACCGAGAACGCGCAGAAAACATTATATTCAAGCTGGATAGTATGCTGCGTTATTGGATATCGGCCATGGCTGTCTCCATGGTGTTGCTGGGTGTCGGCGTATGGATTGGCTTACAGGCTCTGAATGTGCCGCAGGCATTTACATTATCGATTATTGCTGGCGCGACATCATTCATCCCGAACTTTGGTCCGATCATTGCCGTTATTCCGGCGGCTGCTGTGGCCTTCGCGACGGAAGGCGTTAATCCGCTGGTGGTGATCGTCGTGATCTACTTTGTGACATTCCTCCAGAACCAGATTCTCTTGCCCATCCTGATGTCCAATGCGGTGAATATTCCCCCTCTGGCGATCTTGTTTGGTCAGATTATCTTCGGATTACTATTTGGTTTTATGGGCTTACTGCTGGCTGTGCCGCTGACTGTGATTGTGGGCGTCCTGATAAATGAGGTCTATGTTCAGGACTTGCTGGGTTATAAGCCCCAGCAGGTCAAACAGGAGGTCGTTGAGGAAGATCTTGACGACAATCTGGATGCAGAGACTGTATCAGGCACCGCATAA
- a CDS encoding YccF domain-containing protein — translation MSAVGNILWLVFGGFFTGLGYILGGLIICLSIIGIPFGLKAIQFGASLMTPFGKSTVPREGGQGCLALFFNIAWLVLFGWEIAALHIAFGLVLAVTIVGLPFAQQHFKLVPVALLPFSYKLERLAE, via the coding sequence ATGTCCGCAGTTGGTAATATCCTCTGGCTGGTTTTTGGGGGCTTCTTCACAGGACTGGGCTATATTCTGGGTGGTTTGATTATCTGCTTGAGCATCATTGGTATCCCCTTTGGTCTAAAAGCCATACAATTTGGTGCCTCTTTGATGACACCCTTTGGCAAATCAACTGTCCCGCGCGAAGGCGGACAAGGTTGCCTTGCTCTATTCTTCAATATTGCGTGGCTGGTGCTCTTTGGGTGGGAAATTGCTGCACTTCATATCGCCTTCGGCCTGGTCCTGGCTGTGACAATTGTGGGCTTACCCTTTGCCCAACAGCATTTTAAGCTCGTGCCAGTGGCCTTGCTTCCTTTCAGCTATAAGCTGGAGCGCCTCGCCGAATAA